The bacterium region TGCGGAGCGCATCGAGCACCGCGTTCACGAGATCGAGATTCCGGATTGTCACGGTCACGGACTGCGATGCCGTGTAGCCGCGCAGGATGCGGTCCCCGGTGTTCGGGTACTCGTACCGCGGGTAGACCGAGTAGTCCGAGGTTTGGAGGTCGAGATCCGGAATACCTACACCGACAACGGCATCCGTCACCTGGCGCATGAGGCGATTTCCCTCCGACTGCGCGCGCGCCGCGTCGGATTCCTCGACGGTCACGCCGGCACTGATGCTCGCGAGATCCGGAACCGCACGCACGGTACCGATGCCGGAAACAGTCAACGTGCGTTCGACGGGCGTTGAACCGATCGTGCGGTACTCACGCAGCTTCACGGCGGTCGCCGCGGCGGTGAAGACCGTGAGCGCAACGGCAAGGAGTCCGCCGAGCACACCGAGGACAACGTGACGTGAGAGTGGAGGCATGACCATAGGCCGAGACGTGATGAGTACGATGGACGTGTCTGCACGAGCGATTATACCAACGTGGCACGCAATACTCTAGAGTGCGACCGTAGAAAAACACCCCTGCGCTGTCATTGCGAGGAGTCCCGAGGCAAGCTCGGGATTCCGGCTTGCCTCCATCTCGCAACGTCGGAATCCGCGACGTGGCAATCTCGCGGAACCAAGTGGCCGGGATTGCCACGCCCTCGAGGACTCGGGCTCGCAATGACACACTTTTGCAGAAGTCCCTAGAGTATAGCACGTCCGCAAGAGGTCACATGTAGTGCGTTCCCTGGAGTTCTGGCGGGAGGTAGGTCTGATCGCGGTCGTCCTGCGTGTGGCCGTACCGGTAGCCCTTGCCATACCCGAGGTCCTCCATGAGCTTCGTTGGTGCGTTCCTGATGTGGAGAGGAACGGGGAGGTTCCCCCGTGCACGGACATCAGCGACGGCGCGCTGGTACGCGAAGTAGGCCGAGGCGTCCTTCTTGGATTTTGCGAGGTAGATGACGAGCTCGGCGAGGTGCACGCTGCACTCGGGCATGCCGATCCTGTGGCACGCATCAAAAACCGCGTTCGCGAGTATGAGTGCCGA contains the following coding sequences:
- a CDS encoding SIMPL domain-containing protein (The SIMPL domain is named for its presence in mouse protein SIMPL (signalling molecule that associates with mouse pelle-like kinase). Bacterial member BP26, from Brucella, was shown to assemble into a channel-like structure, while YggE from E. coli has been associated with resistance to oxidative stress.), translated to MVMPPLSRHVVLGVLGGLLAVALTVFTAAATAVKLREYRTIGSTPVERTLTVSGIGTVRAVPDLASISAGVTVEESDAARAQSEGNRLMRQVTDAVVGVGIPDLDLQTSDYSVYPRYEYPNTGDRILRGYTASQSVTVTIRNLDLVNAVLDALRTSGATNVGALQFTLDDPEQFHTQARTDAIADARVRAQNIATLLDVRLGPVTYFSESGGAQPPVFLDYALGMGGAAEKSAPDIQTGENNVVVSVSVTYRMD